A single window of Rubripirellula lacrimiformis DNA harbors:
- a CDS encoding DUF1501 domain-containing protein yields MVPNLLSRREMLLSSGMGLGALGINAVLADDIGSAGASVGPHFGGKAKRVIQFFLNGGPSHVDTFDPKPALQKYAGQPLGDTFTTERKTGAAFPSPFKFDRYGESGIEVSELFSKTAQHIDDIAVIRSMYAQVPNHEPSLMLMNCGDSVQARPSAGAWVLYGLGAENKNLPGFIAMCPGGLPIKDTENWQSAFLPGSFQGTHIDTQHTQLSRLIENIEHPQISTSDQKRQLELLAKWNRQHQSQRLDRRLESRIQSYELAFRMQTEASDAFDIANETQHTRDLYGDTVHGRQTLIARRLAERGVRYIQLWHGAGQPWDNHENIADNHRKLAGEIDQPIAALLGDLKSRGMLEDTLVVWGGEFGRTPTVELTGAGASKLGRDHNHYGFSVWMAGGGIKGGTVYGSTDEFGFKAEENPTSVHDLHATMLYALGLDHKQLTYRYSGRDFRLTDVHGNVIHDILA; encoded by the coding sequence ATGGTTCCAAACTTACTGAGCCGGCGCGAAATGCTGCTAAGCTCCGGAATGGGGCTGGGCGCTCTGGGGATCAATGCTGTCCTGGCGGACGACATCGGATCTGCCGGCGCCTCGGTCGGTCCGCATTTTGGTGGCAAGGCCAAGCGAGTGATCCAGTTCTTTTTGAACGGCGGACCATCGCACGTCGACACATTCGACCCCAAGCCGGCGCTGCAAAAGTATGCAGGCCAGCCTCTCGGCGATACGTTCACGACAGAGCGGAAGACGGGAGCCGCCTTTCCTTCGCCGTTTAAGTTCGATCGGTATGGGGAATCGGGGATCGAGGTCAGCGAACTGTTTTCGAAGACGGCCCAGCACATCGACGACATTGCCGTGATCCGGTCCATGTACGCTCAAGTGCCCAACCATGAACCGTCGCTGATGCTGATGAATTGCGGCGACTCCGTCCAGGCTCGCCCCAGCGCCGGTGCGTGGGTGTTGTACGGTCTGGGAGCAGAAAACAAGAACCTGCCCGGTTTCATCGCGATGTGTCCTGGCGGCCTGCCGATCAAAGATACCGAAAACTGGCAGTCGGCCTTCCTTCCCGGTTCCTTTCAAGGGACGCATATCGATACTCAGCACACGCAATTAAGTCGGCTGATCGAGAACATCGAACACCCACAGATCAGCACTTCCGATCAGAAGCGTCAACTGGAATTGTTGGCAAAGTGGAATCGCCAGCATCAATCCCAGCGTCTCGACCGGCGACTCGAATCCAGGATTCAGTCGTACGAACTAGCCTTTCGGATGCAGACCGAGGCCAGTGACGCGTTCGACATCGCCAATGAAACGCAGCACACACGCGACCTTTACGGCGACACCGTTCACGGTCGTCAAACGTTGATCGCCCGGCGGCTAGCGGAACGAGGCGTGCGATATATCCAACTGTGGCACGGGGCGGGTCAGCCCTGGGACAACCACGAAAACATCGCCGACAACCACCGCAAACTGGCGGGCGAAATTGATCAACCCATCGCCGCATTGCTGGGGGATCTGAAATCACGCGGCATGTTGGAGGACACGTTGGTCGTGTGGGGTGGCGAATTCGGGCGTACGCCCACGGTGGAACTTACCGGCGCTGGTGCATCGAAGTTAGGCCGCGACCACAACCACTACGGATTCAGCGTCTGGATGGCTGGCGGCGGCATCAAGGGCGGCACCGTCTACGGATCGACCGACGAGTTTGGCTTCAAAGCCGAAGAGAATCCAACCAGCGTCCACGACCTCCACGCCACGATGCTGTACGCCCTAGGGCTAGACCACAAACAGCTGACCTACCGCTACTCCGGCCGAGACTTCCGCCTAACCGACGTCCACGGAAACGTCATCCACGATATCCTTGCCTAG
- a CDS encoding PSD1 and planctomycete cytochrome C domain-containing protein, protein MVGVAYPPRLCRLLWNQCLPSSTIAIVACFALCFAGHALADDEQDRFFESEIRPILVQHCVACHGATEQSGGLRLDSKSALIKGGDSGPFAVAVAADNLLLEAVRRSDNVAMPPDDPLPEPQVAAIAEWVAMGMPWPDNSVPLRSAAMENAESHWAFMPVRNLPVPELPANSVVGDSIAGDSIVTNPIDAFVLHTLAEAGLTPAPESDRRTLIRRLSFSLTGLPPSPDDVDRFAASTSADDDSEWVEKYLAAKQYGQHWGRHWLDVARYSDTKGYVYGREERFWVHAWRYRDWVVDALNEDMPYDRFLLLQLAADQTENIRSEDLAAMGFLTIGRRFLGVNRDIIDDRIDVVTRGTLGLTVSCARCHDHKYDPIPTADYYSLYGVFDSCQEELVGLGENTVDDAFETELKKRQAALHQKLQTSREESSKRARGRVRDYLYAQTELDKYPPQGFDQIFEASDLLPAFVRRWQAYLRTAKREHDPVFLPWHRFAELGPDQFAAQASEVCEAIAASSQERIHPRVAALFKTPPASFTDVIDRYGQLLSEVDAEWAQQPGTEPPLDPAAQQLRQVMFAAGSPCEVPDEGIVHTERFFDSATTTALWKLQGEIDRWLINPAQPPGFALILKDRARASEPRIFRRGNIQTQGEDVPRRFLEVLSPSDRKPFQVGSGRLELARDIIDDSNPLTARVIVNRVWAHHFGAGLVLTPSDFGVRAERPSHPELLDWLTHWFVQEGWSLKKLHRLIVTSAAFRRSSLGPTNRADLDHAVQVDPENRLLWRMNSRRLTFEQFRDSMLTATGEIDLQTGGKPADLFKNTSNVRRTLYGLVDRQFLPAILRVFDFANPDLHVPRRSQTTVPQQSLFFMNHPLVLRRSQQLASVCSEDADPRDAVGKMFQRVLQRPATDAELTDALLVVSQAAAETTTIRQTAADWTYGYGKYDEDAQRVADFEPLPHFTGQSWQGGPSWPDGKLGWVQLSAVGGHPGNTRNTACVRRWTAPRDMTVRIESELRHQVAAGDGVRGFIVSSETGQLAAAKVHQSSADLNAEALTVTKGQTIDFVVDIDNVLNSDQFLWKVTIADEPTAGTATEADGSIVWDSEADFPSDAANRLTPLEQLAQILFCSNEFLFVD, encoded by the coding sequence ATGGTTGGAGTAGCCTACCCGCCGCGTCTCTGTCGACTGCTCTGGAACCAGTGCCTGCCAAGCTCGACGATCGCAATCGTCGCATGCTTTGCGCTGTGCTTCGCGGGACATGCATTGGCGGACGATGAACAGGATCGTTTTTTCGAGTCCGAGATACGGCCGATTCTGGTTCAACACTGTGTTGCTTGTCATGGTGCGACCGAGCAGAGTGGTGGACTGCGGTTGGATTCGAAGTCAGCGTTGATCAAGGGCGGTGATTCTGGTCCCTTCGCCGTCGCGGTTGCTGCCGACAACCTGCTGCTAGAAGCGGTCCGGCGAAGCGACAACGTGGCGATGCCTCCGGACGATCCGCTTCCCGAACCACAGGTTGCCGCCATCGCAGAATGGGTCGCCATGGGAATGCCCTGGCCGGACAATTCCGTGCCACTGCGTTCGGCCGCCATGGAAAACGCGGAAAGCCATTGGGCGTTCATGCCTGTCCGAAATCTACCGGTTCCAGAACTCCCCGCGAATTCGGTCGTCGGAGATTCGATTGCCGGAGATTCGATCGTCACGAATCCGATCGATGCGTTCGTGTTGCACACACTCGCAGAGGCCGGGCTGACACCTGCACCCGAGTCCGATCGCCGGACCTTGATTCGCCGTCTTTCGTTTTCGCTGACGGGGCTGCCGCCAAGCCCGGATGATGTTGATCGGTTCGCCGCGTCCACATCCGCGGATGACGATAGCGAATGGGTCGAAAAGTACCTTGCTGCCAAACAGTACGGCCAGCACTGGGGGCGTCATTGGTTGGACGTGGCTCGCTATTCCGACACCAAGGGATACGTGTATGGCCGCGAAGAACGTTTCTGGGTGCACGCCTGGCGTTATCGCGACTGGGTCGTCGACGCCCTGAACGAAGACATGCCCTACGATCGTTTCCTGCTGTTGCAATTGGCCGCCGATCAAACCGAAAACATACGAAGCGAAGATCTGGCTGCGATGGGGTTCCTGACGATCGGTCGTCGATTCTTGGGTGTCAACCGAGACATCATTGACGACCGCATCGATGTGGTGACTCGCGGGACGTTGGGCCTGACGGTCAGTTGTGCTCGCTGCCACGACCACAAATACGATCCCATCCCCACCGCCGACTACTACTCGTTGTACGGCGTCTTCGATAGTTGCCAGGAAGAACTGGTCGGGCTCGGCGAGAACACCGTCGATGACGCGTTCGAAACGGAGTTGAAGAAGCGACAGGCGGCGTTGCATCAGAAGTTGCAAACCAGTCGCGAGGAATCGTCCAAGCGAGCTCGTGGCAGGGTTCGCGATTACTTGTACGCTCAAACCGAACTGGACAAGTATCCGCCTCAGGGTTTCGATCAGATCTTCGAGGCGTCGGATCTATTGCCTGCGTTTGTCCGGCGTTGGCAGGCGTACCTGAGAACCGCAAAACGAGAACATGATCCCGTGTTCCTGCCTTGGCACCGGTTTGCGGAGCTGGGGCCCGATCAGTTTGCGGCCCAGGCGTCGGAGGTGTGTGAAGCGATCGCTGCGTCGTCGCAGGAACGGATCCATCCGCGTGTCGCCGCCCTCTTTAAAACACCACCGGCAAGCTTTACTGATGTCATCGATCGCTACGGCCAGTTGTTGAGTGAAGTCGATGCTGAGTGGGCGCAGCAGCCAGGAACCGAACCGCCATTGGACCCTGCCGCCCAACAGCTTCGTCAGGTGATGTTTGCAGCCGGATCGCCCTGCGAGGTTCCGGACGAAGGCATCGTCCATACCGAAAGGTTTTTTGACAGCGCTACCACGACGGCGCTGTGGAAGCTGCAAGGAGAGATCGACCGCTGGTTGATCAACCCGGCACAGCCACCCGGTTTTGCCTTGATTTTGAAGGATCGTGCCAGGGCGTCCGAGCCGCGGATTTTCCGGCGAGGCAACATCCAGACTCAGGGCGAAGACGTACCGCGGCGTTTTCTGGAAGTCTTGTCGCCCTCCGATCGAAAGCCGTTTCAAGTCGGCAGCGGTCGCCTTGAACTGGCTCGGGACATCATCGACGATTCCAACCCGCTGACCGCTCGCGTGATCGTCAATCGCGTGTGGGCTCATCATTTCGGTGCTGGTCTGGTTTTGACCCCCAGCGACTTTGGGGTTCGTGCCGAACGACCGTCGCACCCGGAACTGCTGGACTGGCTGACGCATTGGTTTGTCCAGGAAGGGTGGAGTTTAAAGAAACTGCATCGATTGATTGTCACGTCGGCGGCCTTCCGACGATCGTCGCTAGGCCCGACCAACCGAGCCGATCTGGATCATGCCGTGCAGGTCGATCCTGAAAATCGATTACTGTGGCGGATGAATTCGCGAAGACTGACCTTCGAACAGTTCCGTGATTCAATGCTAACGGCGACCGGTGAAATCGACTTGCAGACCGGCGGCAAGCCTGCGGATCTGTTCAAGAACACTTCGAACGTTCGACGCACTCTGTACGGATTGGTCGATCGTCAGTTCCTGCCCGCGATCCTGCGTGTGTTCGATTTCGCTAACCCAGACCTGCATGTGCCTCGGCGAAGCCAAACCACGGTTCCGCAGCAATCGTTGTTCTTCATGAATCACCCGCTTGTATTACGGCGATCTCAACAACTGGCATCCGTGTGCAGCGAAGACGCAGATCCCCGCGATGCTGTTGGAAAGATGTTTCAAAGAGTGCTGCAGCGACCGGCAACGGACGCGGAACTGACCGACGCGTTGCTGGTTGTTTCCCAAGCTGCAGCGGAAACGACGACCATTCGCCAGACCGCCGCCGATTGGACCTATGGCTATGGCAAATACGACGAAGACGCACAACGCGTCGCGGACTTCGAACCGCTCCCCCATTTCACCGGCCAATCGTGGCAGGGCGGTCCCTCGTGGCCCGATGGCAAACTCGGCTGGGTGCAGTTGTCCGCGGTCGGTGGCCATCCCGGCAACACGCGAAACACGGCATGTGTTCGTCGCTGGACAGCGCCTCGCGATATGACGGTCCGCATCGAATCCGAACTTCGCCATCAGGTCGCCGCCGGCGACGGCGTACGCGGCTTCATCGTCAGTTCGGAAACGGGGCAACTTGCTGCGGCAAAGGTGCATCAGTCATCGGCAGATTTGAATGCCGAAGCCCTCACGGTGACCAAGGGGCAGACGATCGATTTTGTGGTGGATATCGATAACGTGTTGAACAGCGATCAATTCCTCTGGAAAGTGACGATCGCGGACGAGCCAACCGCCGGCACAGCGACCGAAGCTGATGGTTCAATCGTTTGGGATTCAGAGGCTGATTTTCCAAGTGATGCGGCGAACCGCCTGACGCCGCTAGAACAGTTGGCCCAGATTCTGTTTTGCTCCAACGAATTTCTATTTGTGGACTGA
- a CDS encoding N,N-dimethylformamidase beta subunit family domain-containing protein gives MNRHLGIAVCLLTIVGVLRSDGSLRSCHGQTVTSDSAAAIATGGQNGAVEDQGQLNPIQIENQHAGARDWQLTRVRLDDGGYRSPWIEGYCSKQSVRAGESIDICVSTNPVRQFKIEFFRMGYYGGRGARLMKTVDSVPGKIQPDPVIGEKNLHECRWSPSVQLTIPDDWISGVYLGRMTTKPEGTEAYWQSYVVFIVTDDRPADVLFQCSDNTWQAYNRWPNQYSIYTHPKGVQGPWADVSFDRPYGREGQYTGVVNDPLTVGSGEFLPFEFPLSYWLEKGGYDVAYCSNSDMLTPDRGLKCKAFVSIGHDEYWDLRQFNSAVTMRDAGVNLLFFSGNSVCWVTPFRSSSSGQDNRIIFRGGPYGGDNEYAVDRERIHGPFPHRGPDEGLLMGARNVEPVNGGGDWVVTKSDHWMFDGAGVKDGDSIPGLIGWEYHGQPADIDGLRVVGAGTAWQGGVNPQQWTATIYPGPKGNFVFNAATIFWAQAVSSPPGHTLPWSHWSRPHGPDDRVQRITKNLFDRSVGAAP, from the coding sequence ATGAATCGCCACCTCGGAATTGCCGTCTGCCTGCTGACTATCGTTGGCGTTCTGCGAAGTGACGGGTCGCTGCGTTCGTGCCATGGGCAAACGGTGACAAGCGATTCTGCAGCCGCCATCGCGACCGGTGGACAGAATGGTGCAGTCGAAGACCAAGGCCAACTGAATCCGATTCAGATCGAAAACCAGCACGCAGGGGCACGGGATTGGCAACTGACAAGAGTCCGACTCGATGACGGTGGATACCGGTCGCCATGGATCGAGGGCTACTGTTCGAAGCAGAGCGTTCGTGCGGGCGAGAGCATCGACATCTGCGTTTCGACCAACCCGGTGCGGCAGTTCAAGATCGAGTTCTTTCGCATGGGTTACTACGGTGGCCGGGGAGCTAGGCTGATGAAGACGGTCGATTCGGTGCCCGGCAAGATTCAACCGGATCCCGTTATCGGCGAGAAGAACTTGCACGAATGCCGATGGTCACCGTCGGTTCAACTGACCATCCCGGATGACTGGATCAGCGGCGTATACTTGGGACGGATGACGACCAAGCCCGAGGGAACGGAAGCCTACTGGCAAAGCTATGTGGTGTTTATCGTTACCGACGACCGGCCGGCCGACGTCCTGTTCCAGTGCTCGGACAATACCTGGCAAGCCTACAACCGATGGCCCAACCAGTATTCGATCTACACGCATCCCAAAGGCGTCCAAGGACCTTGGGCGGATGTCAGTTTCGATCGCCCTTACGGCCGCGAAGGCCAGTACACCGGCGTCGTGAACGATCCGTTGACGGTCGGATCGGGCGAGTTTCTGCCGTTTGAATTCCCGCTTTCCTATTGGTTAGAAAAGGGAGGCTACGATGTCGCCTATTGTTCCAACAGCGACATGCTGACGCCGGATCGCGGATTGAAGTGCAAGGCGTTTGTCAGCATCGGGCACGACGAGTACTGGGATCTGCGCCAGTTCAACAGCGCCGTCACGATGCGTGATGCGGGTGTCAACCTGTTGTTCTTTTCGGGCAACAGCGTGTGTTGGGTGACACCGTTTCGTTCATCGTCCAGCGGGCAAGACAACCGCATCATCTTCCGAGGTGGTCCCTACGGTGGCGACAATGAATACGCGGTAGATCGAGAACGCATCCACGGCCCGTTTCCACACCGCGGACCAGACGAAGGGCTGTTGATGGGCGCACGCAACGTGGAACCCGTCAACGGTGGCGGCGACTGGGTCGTCACGAAATCAGACCACTGGATGTTCGACGGCGCGGGTGTCAAAGACGGCGATTCCATCCCCGGACTGATCGGTTGGGAGTACCACGGACAGCCGGCGGATATCGATGGGCTGCGGGTGGTCGGCGCAGGCACAGCATGGCAGGGCGGAGTGAACCCACAGCAATGGACGGCCACGATCTACCCTGGCCCGAAAGGTAATTTCGTGTTCAACGCCGCCACGATCTTTTGGGCCCAGGCCGTCAGTTCGCCGCCGGGACACACACTGCCGTGGTCTCACTGGAGCCGTCCGCACGGCCCGGACGATCGGGTGCAACGGATCACCAAAAACTTATTCGACCGATCGGTAGGCGCGGCCCCCTAA
- a CDS encoding MBL fold metallo-hydrolase → MRLHCLGTVGYHPNDDRHTSCYFLPESGILLDAGTGAFRLSPLIQTDTLNILLSHAHLDHTFGLTFLLDVLFEAQKRRGKPIEKLRIFGEQEKISAVETHLFHDLIFPAKLDAEWIAIDDQPEFTVEGVQVSWRPQDHPGGSVAYRMDWPDQRKRLVYATDTTGDTSEEHARWCEGADLLMHECYFRDDASEWALKTGHSWTSRVAEVTSLSKPKRLLLTHINPIEESDDPIDIEAIRRSVDAEVTLATDGLTLEF, encoded by the coding sequence ATGCGACTTCACTGTTTGGGTACCGTGGGCTACCACCCCAATGATGACCGGCATACTTCGTGCTATTTTTTGCCCGAATCCGGCATCCTTTTGGACGCGGGAACCGGTGCTTTCCGGCTTTCGCCGCTGATCCAAACCGACACGCTGAACATCTTGCTTAGCCACGCACACCTGGACCACACCTTTGGGCTGACGTTTCTGCTGGACGTGTTGTTCGAAGCCCAGAAGCGGCGTGGGAAACCGATCGAAAAGCTGAGAATTTTTGGCGAGCAAGAAAAAATTTCTGCGGTCGAAACCCATTTGTTCCACGATCTTATTTTCCCAGCCAAATTGGATGCGGAATGGATCGCGATCGACGACCAGCCCGAATTCACGGTCGAAGGCGTCCAAGTGTCGTGGCGCCCCCAGGATCACCCGGGCGGTTCCGTCGCCTACCGGATGGATTGGCCTGATCAGCGAAAACGATTGGTGTACGCAACCGATACCACCGGCGACACATCCGAAGAACACGCACGATGGTGCGAGGGTGCGGACCTGTTGATGCACGAGTGCTATTTTCGCGACGATGCGTCCGAGTGGGCACTGAAGACCGGGCACAGCTGGACCAGCCGAGTCGCCGAAGTGACTTCGCTGTCGAAACCCAAGCGTTTGCTGCTGACCCACATCAACCCGATCGAAGAGTCCGACGATCCCATCGATATCGAAGCGATTCGACGAAGCGTCGATGCCGAAGTGACGCTTGCGACCGATGGCCTGACGCTGGAGTTCTAG